One Candidatus Binatia bacterium genomic window, CGGCCTGGGGAAGAAGAAGGCCTCGGCGATGGTCTCGCGGCTGCAATCGCCGCCCTCGTATGCATAGCTGCATTCGCGGCAGAGCGGGATCTGGTTCCAGCCCTCGCGGAACTGGCGCCGCAGGCGGCGGTAGGGCTCGTCGGACCAGATCTCGCGGAAAGTTTTTTCGCGCAGATCGCCCAGCGGGTATTTCTCCCGCGGGTCGTAGGTGCAGGAGCAGACGACCCCATTCCAGTGGATGCTGGGATGATACCAGGGATGCTTACACGGGTTGCGCTTGCGGCGGATGCGCGAGTCCATCGCGTCTCCCTTGAAGCGCCAAAACCGGCGATCCAGCGGCAGGTAATCGCCGTGCTTCTGCCCCTCTTCGTCGGCGGCGTAGGGGTCCTGTGAGCACGGGTTGAGCGTCTTCAGGGTCAAGGCGTCCACCCCGAGGGACCGCGCCAGCTCCTCGAGCTGCGGAATCTCGTGCTCGTTGTGCCGCATGACGATGAAGCGGAAGTTGATGAACGGCTTCTTGTACCCAAGTACCTTTTTCCGCGCCACGACTGTCCGGATTCCCTCTAGAGCCAATTCGAGTTCGCCCCCTTGCCGGAAATGCTCGTAGCTCTCTTGGGTGATTCCATCCACGGCGAAGATGAGCGTGTCGAGGCCGGACCTAATAACCTTGTCGGCCTTCTCCTGCCTGGCGAACAGGTGCCCGTTGGTGCTGGAGATGGTTCGGATCCCTTTCTGCCCGGCGTAGGCGATCATGTCGAAGATGGCCGGGTTCATGAATGGCTCGCCCCAGTCCCAGAGCAGGAGGGTGAAAATGTACTCCCCGACCTCATCAAGGACCTTCTTGAATGTCTGAAACTCCATATGCCCCTGCGGTCGGTCCAGACCCGTCGTCACCGGGCAGAGGGTACAGGAGAGGTTACAGTGGGCGGAGGGCTCCACCATCAGGTGCGTGGGCCAACCCCACGGGTGCGACGGCTTGAAGTGAACGGAGGCTTCCACCAGGCAGGCGTTGACTAGCTTCTTGAGCGGCAGCCGTTCGAAGTCGTAGGGGATGCGATCCGCGTAGATCCGCAGGCGTCGCGTGATCAGCGCTCCCACGGCCTGCCCCGCGAGGGTCATGAAGTTCGTTCGCACGACACGTCTCATTTCACCGGTGCATGAAAGGTGCAAGCGTGCGAAACACGGGATGCAGCCGACGGTTGGCAGTCAGATGGCAACAGAACTCGCAATCGCAGCGCGCCGCGAGGTCCTTGAGCCCCTCGCGGGTCAGCGTCCGCCGGCGGAACTCGCGGTAGGCGGGGCCGTTCCAAATCTCCTGAAGCGAGTTGACATGAAGGTTCCCCATCGCCAGATCGCAAGGATTGC contains:
- a CDS encoding radical SAM protein, translated to MRTNFMTLAGQAVGALITRRLRIYADRIPYDFERLPLKKLVNACLVEASVHFKPSHPWGWPTHLMVEPSAHCNLSCTLCPVTTGLDRPQGHMEFQTFKKVLDEVGEYIFTLLLWDWGEPFMNPAIFDMIAYAGQKGIRTISSTNGHLFARQEKADKVIRSGLDTLIFAVDGITQESYEHFRQGGELELALEGIRTVVARKKVLGYKKPFINFRFIVMRHNEHEIPQLEELARSLGVDALTLKTLNPCSQDPYAADEEGQKHGDYLPLDRRFWRFKGDAMDSRIRRKRNPCKHPWYHPSIHWNGVVCSCTYDPREKYPLGDLREKTFREIWSDEPYRRLRRQFREGWNQIPLCRECSYAYEGGDCSRETIAEAFFFPRPALPLHNE